The segment GGTGCCGGATGGTGTTTTCGCGCATGATCGTCTGCTCGATGAAACAGCCGCCGATTCCGGCACGGACCAGCTGCAGTATCTCATCACGCGCCGCCGGGCTCGAGATGTCGATGTCGATCTCGAAGCTGACCGGCGCGCTGCGATAGGGCTCACGCCCCTTCATGCGGCCTTCCCACTCGCAGCGCGTGTGGAGTGATAACGAGTCGAGATCGACCCGCAGACGCCGGGAAAAATTCCGAATCTGCGTGATCAGGCAACTGGCCAGCCCCGCCATGAAAAAGGCAAGCGGTGGCGGCGCCGTGCCGTCTCCACCCTGGAACGGCCCCTCATCAGTAGCGAACTCCCATGTTTCCTGCTCGGGCTCGAGGACGCGCACATGCATGTCTGTACGCATCTTTCCCGCCGCGGCCGCATCGCATTCGAAAACGATCCCGAATCGCTTCTCGTCACCGACCTGAACCGCGGCCTTGTCCGGGCCGTCCTGTAGTTCGTCACCCATAGGTAAACCGCCTACTTGATCGCCTGGGGGTTGATCGGCGAACCGACGGCACCGGTGATCGGCAGCGGCGGGGCGCAGAACAGGAACTCGTAGACTCCGTCGTCCAGGCAATCGTCCGCAAGATCCTT is part of the Alphaproteobacteria bacterium genome and harbors:
- a CDS encoding OsmC family protein; the encoded protein is MGDELQDGPDKAAVQVGDEKRFGIVFECDAAAAGKMRTDMHVRVLEPEQETWEFATDEGPFQGGDGTAPPPLAFFMAGLASCLITQIRNFSRRLRVDLDSLSLHTRCEWEGRMKGREPYRSAPVSFEIDIDISSPAARDEILQLVRAGIGGCFIEQTIMRENTIRHRVKLGEDWVEVA